The DNA sequence ACGTTGTCACAGCATTAGTTTTTCTGTCTCATAATATTTAATCGAGTACTACATATAGTAGGTAAGAAGGTTGTTAATATATCTAATAAGATTTGAATATTGATGACTAATGAGAAAAGCTAAatatgttacaaataaaaactttaacaatTAACGTAGATTCAAATAtgtcaaatcaaaataaacgtGAAACGAATAAGACGCTTGCCTTCGGCTGCTGCCAGTAATTTTAGGATTTGGTAATATATATTTGATCTTTTAGCTGTACCCCTGCTGTATCAGGTTCCAGAGGCTCACAAAATGTTTGGCATGCCctacttttcagtcttaacccACTTGTTCCTGAAACATCAATATACCTCGGATCTCAttgaatttcatttattattattataatgtaatatattacttggaaaaaattatgaaaaaaatataacatgttTGGAAAACCGGGAAAATGGTGTCCTTTTAAAAGAACGTTAGCAAAATGTGCTACTATAACAGTCATggtaaaagaaatacaaaaattagagttttacaagcttttatttagGAATATGAAAGTTTTCAAAGCAAAATTTGGGATGCAATGTTACATCACATTTGGGGCAATAGAATTTAGCTTTCTTATGACATATAAAACAGCGAAGTTGGTTCTCTCTATATCTAATTATATGGTCTTTACCATCAAAACGTGAGGTTTCACGGTAATTCTGAGAGACTCGGGTTGCTCTACGTTCAAAGTTTCAAGAAGACTTACCGCAACGCTTCTGCGGAAATGAAGAAAATCGTATGCgcctttattgtttttataaatttgcCACGAATTATGTAAAGCCATGTCTATACCGTGACAAATCAATGAGAAGTACCATTTCTTTCCTCTTATTGATGTTCTGTACAGACCAATATTCTGATCAGACCTGTCTACACCTCCCATGTTCTCATTGTATTGCAGCGAGCAGCGAGCTCCAATACCTGCAATTCTGTTTGTTTACATGTCCATTTAGATGGAAATGGGCTACGTCAGAGAATAAGATGTTGTCAAAATTACTGAATCGAGTTAACATTGTTTCGGCATATGACTTACgcaaatttaaattattagggTTTAGTTCTTGCACTAGCTGGATCTTATATGGATGTAATTTCAAATCTAATTTCAAAATACGGCGTAATGATGTGCGGGATAATCCTAATCCAGCCGTTTGCGTGTCGATAAACCTGGATCACGTCAAACAGAAGCGGAAACTTGCTGCACGTTCTCTTCGCTCCGAGAAGTCCGCGGGCCGCCGGTTTGTTTCACATTGTAGATCCCGTCTCTTCGAACTTCTTCACCCATTTCTTTATTAAAGGAGCACTTGGACACTGACTTAAGTCGTGTAAACGATATTCAACGCGAAATAAGCGTCTCACAGTAATGAGCGAaaagttgtttaaataaaactgtttcacGCAGTAAACGCGTTGCAGCCCCGTGAAGCGATCCATTGCGACTAAATTTCCAAGAAGCGAGCTAttgcccgcgcccgcgccccgcgcggCATTAGTTTGCGCGGTAAGTTACATTTAAATGTTAACGAATTCTTGGCCCACCctgtatattaaatattatgatgaaattattacttataataaaatgccTGCCTGCATCTTTGGATCGCGCTGCTGCCGCGCGCGATCGGAGCGCGATGGATCGTCCGGTGTGGACCCGGCTATTGAATTGAAACACACTTTTTCAGAAGACATTGTTTAGTCACACTTTTTTCAGAAGACATTTCTTCAGTGAGTTGTTTGAATGGCTTcaggatttttattatttctggcAGTGTCTGCCATTCGCCTTAGGTAAGATTTTCTACTGGATTGTGCAGGATCCCAAGAGACGCTTCTATAGTTTCTTGAAGTGAATAAATCCTCTCAATCATATCCAGGGTACTATTCCATATTGTTACTACGTCCATTTTGAGCTTTAAGGGTTTTTGATTAGGTCTCAGCTGGTCTTGCATTGCAATCAATTTATTGTTAGCTATGGGACTTTTGTGAAAATGTTCTACaatagcttttattttttttatcagcgCCTCGAGTTCACTTTCATGGAGTCCTGCACGCACCACTAAATTAAGAGAGTGAGCGATACACGGCAAATGCGCAAAATTGGTCAAACGTATAGCAGCCTTCATATTTGCTGCGTTATCTGAAGGAGGACAGCCtccacataaaaataataagttgaaCTTGTTTTtttggggggaggggggggggtaTCAATCACAGCAACCAGTAATCCAGTGGGTCTGATTATTTGGTAGTGTTCATttccaaaatgaaaaaaaaactttcttatGCTCATAACGTCGTTTTTCATCTGTTCAAGAACCTTCCGGAGCACGTCTAGTTGGTTCGAGAGGTTCGATATGTTCCTCTCGATTTTGGATAGGCCTTCGCCCATGGAATCCCATTTGGGATCCCCCGGTGTGCCCACTGCGCACAACCTGGTCTTCTCATGCTCCTTAATGTTGTTGAGGTTCGATTGCTTGACATCTTCCTTGACCTCCTTAATTCCCTTGAATGCCTCAAGGGTTTCGTGGCCCAGCCATTCCCTGATTCCTTTAGCCTCTTTTTTGGTGTCGGTGAGGTCCGACCGCATGAGGGAGAGCTCTGCCTTAAGTGCCATGACATCCCGAGTGCGTCTTTGCCCTTTTGAAGGAGACCGTTGGCCTCCCGGGTGGCAAGGTCCATCTCCACCCCTGTGCCTCTTCTCGGAGTTCGGTAAAGCATGCTTCTCCTTTCGGGTCGGGCAACTTGTCCCGCCGACGAAGCAACTGAGCTTTCCTCATCCGAGACGATCTGACGAGGAGGGGAGATCCCGCACTGTTCCCAATCTTGTATTGTAAGCTCCGAGATCCTGCTGCGATCTTCCGACTCGGGTATCATTGATGGTGCCTTTGTTACCTTTGGCGGCTCCGATGAACGCGCCTTCTTTTCTGATGCGACCGATCTCGCCACGGTGGTCTCAAGGACCTTTTCCCTTAGGGACTTGGTCGCCTTGCTGGTGGTTTCCGTGGTCGGTTTGCGGGTGGTGGAGGCGGATACATTATTGGACGACATTGTTTTgagtgttatttaatttagaaataagaaaaaaatgtatggaaTGAGATGGTTAGTTAACTTAATACGATAATTACAagatctatacatatatgtgtttttttttttaatctatactGAGCAAATTTGTTGGACTCACTTCTGCTTCAGCTGGTGATCTGCTTCCGCTGTCCAGTGAGGAGCCCGCTATTGGCAGAGCTCGATGGTCTGAACTCTGTGTGCGCGCTGGTGGTGGTGTCCAGTGGATTCCTGTTCGCCACAGGATTGGTCTTCGTAGGTGGCGCCGAATTTGCGATTTCTGTTGGGGCCAAGTAAAAGAACTTTTCTCACCCTTTCAAATGAGCCCAAACTCGGCTGTCCTAGCTCCAAGGGTCACGAAGTTAGGTTGCGAGGGGGTGAGGTAGCCCAGAGGGGCGAGGGGGGGAGGTTTCGTGTGGAGTTGAGGGGGGGTGAAGTGGGTGGGGGAGGACTTGTGAGGGGTTGGGGGTTGAAAGTAGGGGATGACTGGCCTCCTTGTGTCTCTGGAAGGGCCTTTGAATCCCGAGTCAGATGAACCTAATCTCGGGGGGGGGGTAAGTGGAAGGGATAAGGAGTTCCCTCGGGCGTACCTGGTGTTGAGCTTTGAAGTCTCCAGGCTGGTGTGTCTACCTCCGGCAGATTCCTCGGGTGGCTTCGGAGTCTCCAGTCGGGGCTAAGATGGTCGGTTTGACGTCACGCCGCCTTGCAGGATTCTTTAAATTCTCCCACTTAAGTCGCATCTGTTCAGGAGTCCGCATTTCACCCGTAACAGCACAGAACTCCTCCGCTATTGATTTCTAAGCCAGTTCTTTAAGTTTATTGTTCGTGGCATTAGTCGCTCTAGTAGTTATGACCTGATGCTTGGAAATCAGATCAAGCAGGAGAACAATTCTATCCTTAACAAGCGACTTAGCCTTtatctgaaaataaattacaatttaggCGCGAATTGGCGACAAAGAAAGCCTTTTGTTTACGTAATTGTCATAATTAATCGTAACTATATGAAACATAGAATCAATGGATACGCAATAACTACATTTTGTTTATCAgccatattaaaatatctttgcacaaggaaataaaactaaataaagattCAAACAAATCAACGACCGATAGTGTCGTTTGGTGACGACAAATTTCAAAAATGCGTTTTATTTCTTCATGTTCCgaaatattttgtgttgtcATTATTTGCCATAATAAGTCCAGATTTTTAcgtatactttaaaaaaaaatggttttaaaagaagaacaatattacaaaaactaatattgttaaagaaaaaatatatatttaaaaacttttaagaGGAAGCAgtttttgtaaaagtaaaaacaGAACGCTTCGGAGGGATGACACTAACGAAAGATAGCTATTCAATTGCGTCACGTTTTCTTCCGGTATTTGTTCCCAACAGAGTTTCAGGGCGTTTATGAGTTCCAGCTGGCTGTTCACATCACTGTAATTTTCTTTCAGTTGTCTTTTGAGCTGATCCCACAAATGTTCAAATGGGGTTAAGGTCGGGACTCATGGCCGGCCATGGTGAGATGCCGATATTGGCTTCAGAGAGTGCTCTTTGTGTAAGATGAGCTGTGTTTTCGCTAACCCGATCATCTGTAGCGTGTAGAGTTCTGCTAGGCGTTCAATTGCAGTTTCAACAATAAGAACATCCGCATCATTTCTGGCTTGTTTAGTAGTAATATTTGCAGCTTGTAATTTTTCACTTAATAACATACTAATGAGCTTATCTTTGTTATTTCGATTTGATAAGATTTTTTCTTGAGTAACAGGTTCAACCATTGTTTCATCGAAAAAGACTTCATACGTTTTTGAAAGTGCAGCAGTTCTTCTCTGCTGCTCCATATCTTTTACGTTCTTACTGTTGTCTGAATATCCGTCAAATACAACAATTTTGGAACTGTAATGCCTTTGTAAataattcatatatttattaaaaataatagaaaaagtaTGTTTTCGCTTGACAGAGCACTATTTTGTGATAGGAGTTCATTAAAGTAATctaattttgtaacaattaaGTTCTTCTCATTATGTTCAGGGACGAGGTCTGGATTCGTTGCCATATTATTCtcatttgttattgttgtaaCGTTGTTGGTCCcgatattttcaaaaacaatgtTATTGGTTATTGggtaattttcaataattttatcttcTTCCAAGTGattgttaatttttagttttgaaGAATTCCTGCGCGAGTCTATTATCCGTAGCAACTTCATAGTGAGCATCAATTAAAGATACCGCTATACGGAAATTAATGAACATGTTCGGTAATGTTCAATTAAAATacgtttgttttaaaagtttaaatcgATTTTTTAACTTCCCGTTCACCGCCTCCACAACCCATCTACATACAGTTACTAAACGAGAGACATTTGTCTGCGCTGTTGATAACTGGGTCGCGTTTCTATCCTTAGTCGGTGGCATGTAGGCTACATGTCCAAAATGAAGACATCCTCTCGACGTAGTAAACAATGCAGCACATGCTGctcattgtttattattttctgcaTAATAATCGCGTCCGAAGTCGTTGCAGAGAATGGACCCAATACATCTATTATATAACCATCGCTATTAACTAATATAAATGGTTTTAATAAGTTACGGAACTTGTGATGGCTATAAGTTTTTATCTGGAACAAAAAATTGGAGCTTTTTTCAATATActagtcaaaacaaaataagggccaccatgtttttttagtattcttattaagttattaagtttGGGGGTgggaaaattattgaatttaattaattgattaatttttaatgtaattaacttaaaattaatgtttggaataaaaaacaaacgtcaatgaaaataaaataatcattttttcgtaaaattatgcatgacaaaaaagggttttcttaaaaaagtaagtttttttttagttttttttttttacttttgtcaATACCGTGTATGGCCTCCCCTCTTCTGAACACATTCTTGAAGTCTGGATGGCATACTCTCAACCAGGTGTGGCACCGTTTCTTCTGGAATTTGTTCCCAGCTGGTTTTGAGCACATTAATGAGTTGTGCTTCGTTGTGCATAGGCTGATTTGTGTTCCGAACGCTTCTTTTCAACAAGTCCCACATGTGCTCAATTGGGTTAAGGTCCGGACTGTTGGCGGGCCACGGTAACACCTGTACACCAGCTTCGTCTAGAGCTTCCCTGGTGGCTCTAGCTGTATGAGCGCGGGCATTATCGTGCATTAATTTGAATTCCGCACCAATTCTTTGTGCGAATGGCACCACATAGGGTCTTATGACCTGCTCAATGTATCGCTGAGCCGTTACTGTGCCTTCATTGAGAATTACAAGCTCTGTTCTACCAGAAAGTGAAATTCCCCCCACCCCATTACATTAGGACCCCCAAATCTGTACTTTCATGGATGCAAGCATCTGAAAATCGCTCACCTTCTCGTCTCCAAACCCTGATACGACGATCATCACTGAAAAATTTCACTTTGGACTCGTCTGTGAATAATACCGTGCTCCAATCACTCATGTCCCATTGCTGGTACTGCCTTGCGAATGATAATCGGTTTGCACGATGCGCACTTGTCAATGGAATGCGTACTACGCGCCTCCTAGAGAATTGTTGATCTTCATGCAACCGATTTCTGATGGTTTGGTCACTAACGCCGCAAGCGGTTTTGTAAGGAGCGAGCGGTAACGAATCGCTCTCTGCGGGCAGTCAGGCGTATATAACGATCTTCCTGTGATGTGGTTGCTCGAATCCTGCCTGATCCTCGTCTCCTGGTGACACTCCCAGTCTCTTGAAATCGATTCCAACCATTCTGGATCGCACATCATGTATGTAGttggtaaataaacaaaaaggtaatctagacacacggcagtgtgtccgccaagttcgagcaaaaaaaccgacacaccggccgtgggttatattacacgaaccatttcgggccaagttcgacccacctataactcaaaatctattttatctacgcatatgaaatttctagtatctatcgagatctacttacttatctaaaatacaaaatttcattaatgtacctattgtagatcttgagatattgacgtcagaaaatcgctatttttactatacactcactgactgactcactcatcaaaaacctagaccacttccaatagtcgtattgacttgaaatttggcatggaggtaggtctttaggtcaaggtaaaggaaaaaatctgaaaatggccaagtgtgagtcggttttaaaaataatgaaggtgtaaattcatacccctaaggaactaaaacaaaaaaaatatctatatcttccaatggtcgtaccgacctaaaattcgttacgaaggtttgtatttagtcaaagtaaagtaaaataagaaaataaaccttacaaaaataaatgaaatcccacccaaaacataaatgtgaaaggatgccaagttcgataatattggaatgcttcgcctataaaagaagtgagatctaaataagtaccaagttccatacacagacctcagttaaaaatgatataacttggcaagttttaatagaaaattatatacttgactcattgcgtttagtaggtttataacaaagtgtgtgaaaacttgccaacttgttatatcatttttaactgaggtctgtgtatggaacttggtacttatttagatctcacttcttttataggcgaagcattccaatattatcgaacttggcatcctttcacatttatgttttgggtgggatttaaactactaaaaaacccgactgtttttatttattattttatcttctagAATTAGGTTTTAGTcacaaattaatatgaatatgtgccatataattacattttttcgtGCATAgtgtaagaataataataaaataaaacatattgtaaagaatataaaaccCTTTTAATTTTGCTaagttacattttacaaaattacacacTAATTAAGTCTCGACAAAAGATTACTAAGTGCTGCCCTGCCTTGAAGCAACTCACTTTGGTTGCTAGCAGCACCAACACTGTCAGACGCATTATTATGCTGCGCATCATCTTCTACTTCCATTACAGGTGGAGAAGGTAAATTAGCCTCTAAAGCCATGTTGTGTAACACACAACAGGCAAGTACAATATTCCCATTAACCGTAGGATGGTAATGTAAGGTCCTGTGTCTTAACAAGCACCTCCAATGTGACTTCAGCAATCCAAAACAGCGTTCTATACAGTCCCTTGCTTGTACATGTCGCTGAGTATATGTATCTTCAACAGAGCCAGGAACTGCATTTAATATTGGAGTCATCAGCCATGGCCGCTGTGGATACCCAGAAtcacctaaaaaaatacataaataaatattagcaccatgttataatttatttgccaCACAGCAACTAATTagtttttcatatatttttgaataaaatgtttttattaacataaaacaaaaatatttgccctataatttaaatttcacatatttttagattttatttaaaggtaaaATTGTAGTCTTCAAGATTGTTAGCATGGTTATGgtacttaaatttaaataacaaatttattctttaaacaaaaatactacattatttattaacctaCCTAACAACCACACTTGTTCTCCATTTTGGTGCAACTCTCGCATAAATGATTCCATTCTGCTAGATGCCCATATGAATGAGTCATGGGTGGCTCCTCCAAACTTTgaattaacatttataatttttaaattactgtcGCATACCTGTAAACaaaggaaaaatttaagaaacatataaatacatttctgTAGTTACATACTATTTCAAgcattaatagttattattacaaGCCACAAGCAAATGTAAACTTACCATTTGTACATTCAATGAATGATAACCTTTtcggttaaaatataaatgctcATCTTCTGATGGCTTGACTAATGCTATGTGGGTGCAGTCTATGCATCCAACTACACCCGGGATTCTAAACCGCCGCTGAAACCTATggaaaacataatacatattttatattatagtcaaCAATTGCtttttagatacatatttagAACCTAGTGTGGATACATGGCTCAATGAAGCATTTTCTAATACCTGTTGGCCTTAAagtatattaataatgtttagtgTAAAATACTAGTAGTgaagtatataaatatagttGACATAACTATCATAACTTACTCAAGTCTTATTTGGGCTCGTTGTTGTGGCGACCTCGGAAACAcaatccatttatttataatggctGGGTGGCTCAATGCATCAACAACCTGTCGTATGCACCTACTAGCAGTTCTTTGCACCAAATGCTGCGATAGTCCAACAATGCGTTGATATGAACCCGTAGCTAAAAAGCTGAGAGTACACAAAACCTGAAACATGATTTCATTGAGATATGATAAAGGCACTTAATAatgttatgtacctaagtaggtaaggTTAGAAGAACAAAACGTACCTTGAGTTGTAAGCTAATCTCCCGGGTGCCTTTTAATGAGGTTAAATGCCGCAAATCATCACAAAGACTccgaaatgtttgtttgtctaacCTAAATCGATGAACAAATTCTAAATCTGGTATATTTACAATTTCGTCCAGTTTACGCCGATCTAATCTCGTTTGACGTCTCTGCAATGCTGCTTCATTATTTGCTGACCAAAATAATCGTAAGGAATGCATTTTCACtacttaatttacttaaactcacttaacaaaaataacagtgTTTACTCCTTCTCACAGTTAGCGTCAGGGACCGACCTCCCGCTAACAGAGCGTGTCGCGGAAACGTCAAAATATCACTAGCGTTTGTCAAAAGTGCCACTTGTctaccattttgatgaaaatttttgGCGTTTACGTTTTACGCTCACTCCAACGTTCCTTTCCGCATGAGGAATAATGACTTTGTCTACCAATTTAGCAGCAGTCACGTGACATCGAGTTAGCAAATGTCAAATCCATACAATTTGATTTTTCTGTTGGCATTAACGCTTACAGAAAAGGGATTTTGTCTAGGCCCCAAGGAATGCTTACTGCACTATGGTTGGCTGTATCATCATCTAAAATaaggaaaagtaaaataatagttat is a window from the Spodoptera frugiperda isolate SF20-4 chromosome 10, AGI-APGP_CSIRO_Sfru_2.0, whole genome shotgun sequence genome containing:
- the LOC118270976 gene encoding putative nuclease HARBI1, which gives rise to MHSLRLFWSANNEAALQRRQTRLDRRKLDEIVNIPDLEFVHRFRLDKQTFRSLCDDLRHLTSLKGTREISLQLKVLCTLSFLATGSYQRIVGLSQHLVQRTASRCIRQVVDALSHPAIINKWIVFPRSPQQRAQIRLEFQRRFRIPGVVGCIDCTHIALVKPSEDEHLYFNRKGYHSLNVQMVCDSNLKIINVNSKFGGATHDSFIWASSRMESFMRELHQNGEQVWLLGDSGYPQRPWLMTPILNAVPGSVEDTYTQRHVQARDCIERCFGLLKSHWRCLLRHRTLHYHPTVNGNIVLACCVLHNMALEANLPSPPVMEVEDDAQHNNASDSVGAASNQSELLQGRAALSNLLSRLN